The genomic DNA tgccttcgcCACATGGTTCAATCTTTACCAACTACCTAGTTCTTGCACTCTCGCTGTCTCTTGCTctctgtcaaaaaaaaaaaacgaaccAAACACTCCTATGACAGTCATTCCAGCATCTAAATTTTCTGTTGAACCGTCACTGTAATGAAAGATTCCAAGTTGCTAACCTTTTGAAGGCACAAAAAAAAGCTAACACCCACTATTAATGAATTCTTttctcaaaaagaaaaaaaaaatcatcatatcTTATGAATTTGTGAAATGAGAGGCTATCTCCTACCTGAAAATGCGTAAGCTGTGCAGAAAGAGTGGTTGCATCTATCTGAAGTGCTTGAATCTTCTGCTCAAGTTCAGTTGTATAGTGAATCTTCCTCTCCTTTGAACGAGCAGCAGACCGTCTATTAGCAAGAATCCTGTATTGAAAAATAGACCACAAACATGTCAAAATTCAAGAGACAGGCATTCCTTACTTGTCTACCAACACAAAGGTGCAGAAAATAAAATGCTTTAATGCTCATGAGTAAAGGTTTTGGGCCAAAAAGAATTTTTGAGTGTTAGTGTTTCACATCAGGAAAACAAGAACTTATGAGTGTTAGTGTTTCAAGTCAGGACTAGAGAGGAAAAAATTGCACTCCCTTCCAGTTGTCGATCCTTCCACGCATACATGCCTTCAATGTTTATTAAACTAAGAACAGAATCACCAGCACGACACTTGGAGAACAGAATTACCCTGGGAATTTATGGAAATTAAGCCTAAATTGGGAAATCAGTGTCACCAAATTGGGAATAAATTCACCCATAAATGACCCAACGAACTGATACGATAAAGAAAAGGATTTTCAACATTTCAATCAAAGAGAGTTTTTCTTTGAATTCAATCAGTGTCACCAGAGAAGAGCAGAATTGCTAAAAAAAAGGGACAAAAACTGGCCTCTTTGCTCTCTTGGGATCAATCAGAGCTAGCTCAGCAAGCTTATCGGAGGGCATCGCCTTCTTCGCGAAATCAGGGAATGGCAGCGCCGACTCCCCCTGGAACGCCGAGGTCGCCCCATCCATGGACCCGCTCCGGCGGTGGTGCCCCCTCTTCTCCGATCCCGGAGCACCTATGCCACCAGATGCCGGTTCCTGAAAAGACATCCCCTCAAAGAACGAGGTGTCGACCGATAGGCTCCTGAAGTGTACCCCAGGAACCTGTCTCTGCCTCGCCTCTGTCGCGGCAGGCGGGTCCGGCCTGGCGGCCAAGGGAGCCCCGCTGTCCGCGGATACGGTGTCGTCGGAGAACGAGGAGAAGTCGATGTCAGGGATCTCGAAGTCCGGTTCGGAGTCGAGTAGGAGGCCATCGTGAAGGCTGATAAACGTCTCGGAGTGGGCGCGGCGGTGgaagccgccgccgccgccgccgccgccgcgcgGGTGGTTGGGGAGAGGTATCTCCCCGAACCGAGGGTGAGTCGGCGGCTGGAGGCTGGCTGATTCCATCGCCGGCGTCTTGGAAAGCGTAAATTAGCAGCGGAGGTGCAACCTGCGACGACGTAATCTTCTTCCACTTCCCGCTCGGCGACAAACTACTGGGGATATGGAATCAAGGGATCCGATTCTAACAGACTGTTT from Zingiber officinale cultivar Zhangliang chromosome 4A, Zo_v1.1, whole genome shotgun sequence includes the following:
- the LOC121971856 gene encoding transcription factor VIP1-like, whose translation is MESASLQPPTHPRFGEIPLPNHPRGGGGGGGGFHRRAHSETFISLHDGLLLDSEPDFEIPDIDFSSFSDDTVSADSGAPLAARPDPPAATEARQRQVPGVHFRSLSVDTSFFEGMSFQEPASGGIGAPGSEKRGHHRRSGSMDGATSAFQGESALPFPDFAKKAMPSDKLAELALIDPKRAKRILANRRSAARSKERKIHYTTELEQKIQALQIDATTLSAQLTHFQRDSTSLTAENRELKLRLQAMEQQSKLREALNEALREEVQRLKNQIGEVPNANGNHFRTNSLRSMANYPAHREELPRQNTHLSQHIYSSQAAQVPSNGQQLSDQSLIDLVDLM